The Cannabis sativa cultivar Pink pepper isolate KNU-18-1 chromosome 8, ASM2916894v1, whole genome shotgun sequence genomic interval TAGGGCTGAGACCAGGTTCGGGGTCTGGGGTCTAGGTCGGGTCCGGGGTTTGTGGTTTGGGTTTAGGGTCCACGTCCGGGTCGGGTCAGCATTGAGGTCCAAGGCCCGGGTTGGGGTCAGGGTTTGGGTGAGGTTGGGGGTCTAGGGTCGGGTCGGGTCTGGGGTTCAGGTTTGGGCTCGGGTCGGGGTccaaggtccaagttcggggtTTGGGTCGAGGGTTGAGGTTTGGGTCCGGATCGGGATCCAAGTTCCATGGTCTAGGTTGGGGTtggagtccaaaatattgataaaaaaaagaaacaaaatgtttaaaagaatttttaaagtgactttttttttaaaaaaaaattaaattttgattctcaattaaaaatgtaaaaacaattttataaaacatgattttgaaaaatatttttacttttttaatttaaaaaataaaaaattaattaaataattgttaccAAATGCACATATTAAAATATGGTACAATGTAGCTTACATGGTAATGGATCATTACTAAACTCGCTTTGGCCCTAAATCACAAAAATCTTAAGATACTGTATAAATAACTTTACTACAAATCATTTCAGGAAAATAAAAAGCTTCAATacaaattaaaaacataaactttataaaagaaaacaaaaatgtgtaAACTTACTTTTCCTTCCTCAGCTTGTTTTCTTACAACTTTTGACAATTCTTGAATTTAAGAGCAATGccaactaaaaaaatacaagtgAGTTTGTTTATAAGCATCTCTTAAGTGCTTTATTGATTATcaacaaaaattaagaaatctTTTGTTAGAATTTGAGATTTGACAATTTGGTGGCGtttgaaaacaattttttaatcagttttttgtttttaaaattacatgttttataaaactgtttttgtttttcaattttttaattaagaatcaaaattttaaaaacaaaaaaaaaatcactttcaatattttttgaaacagttttttttcttaatcaatattttagactccgacaagacccggacccaaatcctctCTCATGGCCCTTGTGCTGAAACCGACCTCTGACCCGGATCCGAATTCGACtccgaacctagacccgacttaaataaaattaaaaaaataaaaataaaaatgaactttacagaacacacttttgttttttgtttttaaaattggaaaacaaAAGTGATTacagaacacatttttgtttttcaaaaacaaaatttttaaaaataaaaattttactttcattttgtaattaaaaaattaaaaaataaaagtgttaccaaacggcacctttaTTTTCccacactaataataatataaaactaaCTCTAACTCTAATATCTTTGAACAAAAAGGAAACACCTTCCTTATATATGATGTTAATTAATTGCGAGAGGCTCAATCTTATAACATCACTGTCATTGTTTGGTGTCATACCATGGTAATATCAGAACTGACTATTGCTTTCTCGATAGCCTTCAAGCTGAAATATAACATCCAAGCAACTGAATTTGAGCAATACTCTTCTAAGTAAATGATCTTCCATAGTACAACATCTACAAAGGTAACGAGTCAAatctttaaaatttcaagtgtGTAGAATTCGTATAACATCCAAAAACACAATTCATGTAAAATTCTATAACAAACATTTAGCACTTACTCGATAATGCAATTACAAACCCATTGCTCCTTTCTCAAATAACCAATTCAcatgtatttagacatttagaCAGTGTATTAAGTCAGAAATGCAAATACAATAACACATTTCTGGGTAATATTAATTGAACTCTCCATCACTTCCAAATAATCAGTTATTCACtaaacatttaattatttatttaaaaaaatatatatcaattcAAAAATTTCGAcatcaatgaaaaaaaaaaccaaaatttcATTGGGAAGAAAGaatattaccaaaaaaaaaaaaagaaaagaagcgAAAGAAAAACCTTGCTTAGAGAGCGCAATGGAAGAAAATAGCGGTATGGACTCTGTTTATATCCATcccatatctttctcaatttagGCAAATATCAGTTAGCATTGGGCACACCGAGGAACTCTGTATTAATGAAATTTGGGCAATCGATCACAATCTCAAAGGCTGAAACGTTCGCAGCGGTGCGGTTGATCCGGTACCGGAGAAAAACAACTACATGTTATAATAAGCAGTAGTAATCTAGTGTTAAGGGGTTTGAAAACCAAACGTGTCCGAACAAAGAAAGTGGGACACGTGGAGCAATCCCATGACTGGAACCTTTCAGATTAAGCCACTTATATATAAAAGAGTGGTAGAGTGTAGCAGAATCTCAACGACGTCGGTTGTTCATGAATCACTGACGAGAAAGCCTGACAATAAAAATGGGCTGCGCTACCTCcatctcaatctcaatctcaGCCTCACCCCAAATCTCTTACATTATTTGCCCTACTGAGTACCCAATGTTGCCTCCTTTTCTTGCAATCCCAAAGTCTAGAGACAAATTCACTTGTTAGCTCTCCTGCTTCGAAAGCCCCATCATCGTATGTATGACTACTGACTACACCTTCTTTTCCTTATTATTCTGTTTATTTAGAGGATTTCTCTGTTTTCattctttatcttattatttgGTTTTTATTTTGTGTAGGTGTTTGCATCATTGGATTCTACCTGCGTGGTCAAATTGATTTCGCTTTTCAAGGTTGGAGTTTTGTTCTTCTTTATATAGTTTGCAATTTTGTGtggctataaaaaaaaaaaaaaattaataatttcattGTGTACATATGCGTTTTGATTTGTGTTTCCTTAAAAAACCTGGTGTTTGAATATTTGTATCATTAACTTGTTTTCTTGTTGGTCTTAAGTTATGGTTATATACACGAGTTGATTCTTTTATCTTAATAATTAGGtataaacaaaaatattgttttaagataagtttttgattaattgtatGCTTATTGATTTGATGAATGTTGTCGATCTACGATATTTCATTGTAAATTTAGTTTGtattatgtctatttttatagtCAGTAATTGGTTATAGGAAGCAAAGATGGTTAAAAATTGGATGTATCCACAAGATAGGAAGAGTAAAGAATTTATTGATGGTGTCAAATCCTTTCTTGAGCTGGCCAAAGAAAGCACTCTAGGGAGGCTTGATGAAGTACGTTGTCCATGTGGAGGCTGTAAGAATCGTCGtacttataatttaaaaacCATTGAGAGTCACTTGTATAGGTACGGGTTTGTACCTAATTACAAAAGGTGGATATTTCATGGCGAAGAAATTGACTATACTACAACTAGTCCACCTGAGGACTTCAATATGATGTTTGATGATGACAATTTAGAAGATGATGTGGGTGAACCTATTTTTCCGAGCAACATTTTTGAGGATAAGTTTCTTACTGATTCTTGTGAAGGTGAGAGAAGTGAATCTGAAGCAATCAACTTTGCAAATTTGTTTGCTAAAGCTCGTTCACTTTCTTCAGATTGTACTAAGATGTTGGCATTGGATTTCTTAGCAAAGCTGATGCACTTGAAGGTATCAAACAAATGGAGTGAGAACTCATTTAATATGTTGCTCCAATTGTTGAAgggtgtttttcctgaagagaCAAACTTTCCTACTTCATACCATGATTCGAAACAGATGTTGCAAGATTTTGGTTTTGGTTATGAGTTAATACATGCTTGCAAGTATGATTGTGCATTGTTCTGGAAAGAGCATGCTTCTTGTGAAAAGTGTCCCACATGTGATGAGCCAAGATATAAATATGAAAATGGAAAGGGCAAGAAGATTCCGCAAAAGGTGTTATATTATTTTCCATTGAAGCCGAGGTTACAAAGGTTATATATGACAAAACTTCATGCAATTGATATGAGGTGGCACAAAGAAAAACATGTTAATGTTGAAGGTGAAATGAAACACCCAGCAGATACTGAGCAATGGAAAGACTTTGATAAGCAATACCCTTGGTTTGCACAAGACGCTCGTAATGTTAGATTGGGGCTAGCAACTAAAGGCTTCAATCCATTCAAAAACACAAATAGTTCTTATAAGTTGTGGCCTGTGACACTTGTTCCTTACAATTTACCACCAACTAAGTGTATGGATGAGTCATTTTTCATGACAACATTGTTAATTCCAGGTCCAGAGTCACCTGGGAGAGAAATTGATGTATTCTTGAGGCCTTTGATAGATGAGCTGAAAGATTTGTGGAGCAATGGAGTTGAAACACGTGATCATTTAACAGGAGAAACATTTCAGCTTCGTGCATGTGTATTGTGGACTATTAGTGACTTCATAACATATGAGAGTTTATCTGGCTGGAGTTTGAGCACAGGATTTCGCTCGTGTCCAATTTGCCAACGTTTTacaaattgtttaataattcGAGATAAAGTGTGTTTTTTGGGTCACCGTCGTTACTTGTCGCCAGGTCATTCTTGGCGAAAGCATAGACAATATAAGGAGAATTACTTTAGAGACGATGCCTTACCGCCACCGCCAGTGTATTGGGAAGACATGTTGGAGCAACTTGACTCTTTACCAATCACGACACCCGGTAAAAATCCAAATAATGAAAACAGAATGTTATGTCGTGGCGACACATTTTTCCATAATTGGATGaagaaaagtattttttttgagTTAGAGTATTGGGCCACATTGAAGGTCAGACATAACCTGGATGTCATGTACGTTGAAAAGAATTTTTGTGAAAGTATTATTGGAACATTATTAAACATGAAGGGAATGACAAAGGATACAAACAGAGATCGCATGGACTTGTCTGATTTGGATATAAGGGAAGAACTGCATTTTGAGCTTTACAAGAATCGTTTGTTGAAACCACCTG includes:
- the LOC115699184 gene encoding uncharacterized protein LOC115699184; its protein translation is MVKNWMYPQDRKSKEFIDGVKSFLELAKESTLGRLDEVRCPCGGCKNRRTYNLKTIESHLYRYGFVPNYKRWIFHGEEIDYTTTSPPEDFNMMFDDDNLEDDVGEPIFPSNIFEDKFLTDSCEGERSESEAINFANLFAKARSLSSDCTKMLALDFLAKLMHLKVSNKWSENSFNMLLQLLKGVFPEETNFPTSYHDSKQMLQDFGFGYELIHACKYDCALFWKEHASCEKCPTCDEPRYKYENGKGKKIPQKVLYYFPLKPRLQRLYMTKLHAIDMRWHKEKHVNVEGEMKHPADTEQWKDFDKQYPWFAQDARNVRLGLATKGFNPFKNTNSSYKLWPVTLVPYNLPPTKCMDESFFMTTLLIPGPESPGREIDVFLRPLIDELKDLWSNGVETRDHLTGETFQLRACVLWTISDFITYESLSGWSLSTGFRSCPICQRFTNCLIIRDKVCFLGHRRYLSPGHSWRKHRQYKENYFRDDALPPPPVYWEDMLEQLDSLPITTPGKNPNNENRMLCRGDTFFHNWMKKSIFFELEYWATLKVRHNLDVMYVEKNFCESIIGTLLNMKGMTKDTNRDRMDLSDLDIREELHFELYKNRLLKPPACYTLASSFYSDPDKFCKFFKSVKLPDAYAIDISKKVSITKKVISGLEAYECHVILQRLLPPAVDLHFIHEDITITLSELSNFFQMLCAKTLLDKDLDKLQERIALILCKFEKIYPPSFFDIIVHLAVHLPHEAKLVGPVGYRWTYPFERNWEKLSKYTRKNCQPEGSIAEAYIVKEAVRFCSIYGHDIDTHSNKEDDNLGPKQTRSSFHVFSHRVQPFGDEGSVKLTRDMLQQAHLFVLLHCDELDPYVSEHKKELEGTSDVKVEERHKEEFPSWLANHVKRLRETEPTKVTDELFSLAIGPDFEINTYSGCVVDGVRFLTDEKDSHRIAQNSGLFCLLEREGKVVEFYGNLCNVWELKYSFGHRVVLFKCKWFGTKPETGTSGECNNITRIWVKNICDQNAPFVLAKDAGQTIYLKITEGFCWKYAQKVKYKLFWDVHELSSKMEVDEDETTDDNLNSCNFQWNEQIDDIAMKSLVHEYGDTVVINDDVVPNLRKVGVGLPAEMFDDAWFKDCLTPDERPWVNYTGSESDRDDISSSSSDL